The DNA region GAAGCCCTCCGCGGCCTGTCCGTTGTTGTAGTTTGGCGCTCCTACGATCACATCCGAGACCCCGTCGCCGTTCACGTCCCCGGCGACTCCTACCGATCGCCCGAACCCTCCTTGATCGATCTCCACCGCCCAGCCAGGCGTCGTCGCAAGACCCGCCACGGACCCGTAGAAGACGAGCGCCCTTCCCTCGTTGTTCTGGCCGTTGTCGTATTGATGGGCGCCCACGATAACATCCGTGTACCCATCGCCGGTCACATCGCCCGCCGTTCCCACCGCGTTTCCCAGCGAAGCTCCGATCTGATTGCCCTCCGTGGACCACGCGGGCGTCGTGGCTGCTCCACTCGACGAGCCCAGGTAGACGAACGCGGCGCCCTCTCCCCCTTCCCCGTTCGTGTAGTTGGGTGCACCGACAATGACATCGGCGAATCCGTCGCCATTCACATCTCCGGCGGTTCCCACGGAGGTCCCGAAGTGGGCTCCCTGGACGTTGCTCTGCAAGGTCGTCGCCGGCGTCGTCGCCAGGCCCGCGGCCGAGCCGTGATAGACGAAGGCTCCTCCCTCGTTCGCCTGGCCGACCAGGTCCTCGAAGAACCTCGCTCCGACGATCACGTCCGCGTATCCGTCGCCGTTCACGTCCCCCGCCGTCCCGACCGAACTTCCGAATTCGGCGAACGCCTGGTTGTTCTCAACCGTCCACGCCGGCGTCGTGGAGAGCCCAGCTGCGGACCCGAGGTACACGAAGGCTCGTCCTTCGAAGGTTTGACCATTGGAGTATTCCGGGGCTCCGAGGATGACGTCCGAGAAGCCGTCGCCGTTCACGTCCCCTGCTGGTCCGGCCGTCAGGTAGACGGCCGGGCTGGTGTGTGCCGTCCAGGCCGGGGTGGTTTCGAGGCCGGAAGCCGACCCGTGATAGACGAACGCCCATCCCGGCTCGTCGTCGTACCAGCCGACGGTGACGATCACGTCCGAGTATCCGTCTCCGTTCACGTCCCCGGCCGTCCCCACGACGCTCCCGAGATTGGCGAAGCTCTGATTCCCCTCCACCGTCCACGTGGGATTGCTCGTGACCGGGTGCGCGGCTTCCGTCAGGCATGTGAGAAGCGCCACCATCAGGGTCAGGACTCTCCCCACGGCGCAGGGGTTGCAGCTGGACGACATGGCTTCCTCCTAGTCATGGGGATCGACCGTGGTCTCGTGCGGAGGGCGAACCATGCGCCGGGAGTGTTCCTAGGGACCCCGCACTCGTCGCTTCGAGTTCCCTCCCTACCTAAAGAGGCACGAAATCCGGTCGGATCGGCTCATCCTCTGCTGGACTCACCCGATTGGCCTCCCGGAGAGGATCGGCGTACAATCCGGCGACGTGACCGAGCCGATAAGCGATAAGACCAGACCTGACAAGCGGATCACCGAGCTCTTGATCGCGTTCCAGGGCGGGAATCCATCCGCTTTGGAGGAGCTCGTTCCCCTGATCTACGACCAGCTCCGTCGGCTCGCGAGGCGGAAGCTCCGGCACGAGCGGGAGGACCACACCCTCACGACCACGGCCCTCGTGCACGAGGCCTACCTGAAGCTCGTTCAAATCGATCGCATGGAGTGGCAGTCCCGCGCGCATTTCTTCGCCATCGCCGCACGGGCAATGCGCCGAGTTCTGGTGAACCACGCCCTGCGGAGGAAGCGGGTGAAACGAGGGGGCGGAGTGCCGCATCATCCGCTCGACGAAACGGAGCTTCCGATTGCCGAGGCCGACCGGGTCCTCGAGCTGGACACGGCGCTTCGAAAGCTCGCGGCCTGGAACCCACGCCATGCTTCCATCGTGGAGTGCCGCTTCTTCGCCGGCATGACCATCGAAGAGACCGCCGCCGCCCTGGGGACGTCTCCGGCGACCGTGAAGCGCGACTGGACGCTCCTGCGCGCCTGGCTCGAGCGGGAGCTGCGCGGAGACGCATGACCGCCGATCGGTGGGAGCGCGTCCAGATCCTCTTCGAGCGAGCCCTCGCGACCTCGCCTCGGGACCGGGCCGCGTTCCTCCGCGCTTCGTGCGAGGGTGACGATGCGATCGTCGACGAGGTCGCGGCGCTGCTCGAGGTGCATGAGGAGAGTGGGAAGATCGCTGCGCTACCCACGACGTGGCTTCGCGCCCTGGCCGGATCCGAGCCGCCCCGATTCACCCCCGGGGACCTCGTCGCCGATCGTTACGAGATCCGTGGCCTGATTGGGCGCGGTGGGATGGGTGAAGTCTATGAAGCCTGGGATACGGGACTCTCCATCGACGTGGCCCTCAAGGTGCTTCGAGTCGCGGCGGAAACGGAGAGCTCGTACCGGAGGCTCCGGACCGAAGGCCTGCTGGCACGGTCGGTGTGGCACCCCAACGTCTGCCGCGTGTTCGACCTGGCCAGGCACGAGGACCCGCGGGGAAGCGCGTGGTTCCTCACGATGGAGCGGCTGGGCGGCGACACACTCGCCGCCCGCCTCCGCCTAGGGAGAATGCCTCCCCACGTCACGCGGGAGCTCGCGGCCCAAATGGCCTCCGCGCTCGACGCAGCCCACGCCGCCGGCGTCGTTCATCGGGACTTCAAGCCCGGAAACGTCATGCTCGTGGATCGCGACGGGAAGGAGCGGGCGGTGGTCACCGACTTTGGGATCGCCCGGTTCGCGACGAACGCGGAGGGCTCCGAATCGGACGGAACGTTGTGGGGAACGCCTGCCTACATCGCCCCCGAGCAGCTTCGGGGCGAGCCGGGCGGACATGCTGCCGACCTCTACGCCTTCGGCGTCGTCCTCTATGAGATGGTGACCGGCACCCTTCCCTTCGGATCGACGCTGGAGACGGCGAGGCGCAAGCTGGACGAACGGCCGCGGCCGCCCCGGGACATCGTGCCGGGGCTCGATGAGGCCTGGTCGCAGGCAATTCTCCGGTGCCTGGAGCGAGAGCCTCGACATCGTTTCCAAAGCGCGGCCGAGGCGGTCGCGGGATGGACGCACGGCGAGCCCACCCCGATCCACGACGCGCCCACGAGATCGCGCACGCCGGGAGCCGGACTCCCTTCGGAGCGGGACGTGTTCCTCGGGCGTGCGGATGAACTGAAGACGGTCGAGGCTTCACTCTCCGGCGGTCTGCGTCTCCTCACTCTCGTCGGAACCGCCGGAATGGGAAAGACGCGGCTTGCGACCCGCTACGGGCGCACAAGAGGCGCCGCATGGCCCGGTGGCGTCTGGTTCTGCGATCTGAAAGGCTCCCGGGACGTGACGGGGATCGCCTCCGCGGTCGCGCGTGCCATGGAAGTGCCGCTCGGGCGGCTCGACCCCGTCCGGCAGGCTGGACAAGCGATCGCGGGGCGCGGTCGTTGTCTGGTGATCCTGGACAATTTCGACCCCGTGGTGGAACACGCGGCCGCCACGGTCGGGCGGTGGCTCGAAACCACTCGAGAGGCGTCGTTCCTCGCGACCAGCCGAGAGCGCCTCCGGCTCGACGGCGAGCTGGTGGTAGCCATCGAGTCTCTTCCGGAAGAGGAGGGGCTGAGCCTCTTCATCGCTCGCGCACGATGGCTGTGCCCAGGCCTGCGCATCCGGGCCGCCGAGGAGCAGTCGGTGCGTGAGATCGTGCGCCTCTTGGACGGCATGCCGCTGGCGATCGAGCTCGCGGCGGCACGCACGCGTGTCATGGAGATCCCTCAGATCCGGGATCTAACCCGGGATCGGTTCCGCCTGCTCACGGGCGGCTCGACGACGCGGCACGAGACCCTCGAGATCGCGATCGACGCGTCGTGGGAGTCGCTCACCGCTTGGGAACAGGCCGCCTGGGCGCAGTGCTCCGTCTTCGAGGACGGATTCACGCTCGAGGCCGCCGAGCACGTCCTGGCTCTGGGGGAGTGGCCAGAAGCTCCGCCGGTCGTGGACGTGCTCTCGGCTCTGGTGGAACGGAGCCTCCTGCGCATGGAGGGGGCGAGCGGAGCCGGCGAGATCCGTTTCGGTATGTACGTGAGCCTTCGGGATTACGCGCGGCATCGTCTGGAGCGGTCGTACGATTCCTCTCTCGGCTCCACTCAGGTCGAAGCACGCCATGGCGCGTGGTACTCACGCCTGGGCACGGACGAGGCACTCGATGCCATCGACCGCGCGGGAGGAGTCGAACGGCGGTGGATCCTGGACCGCGAGATCTCGAACTTGCTGGCCGCGTGCCGGCGCGCGCGGTCCCGCCGAGATCCCTCCGTTGCGGTCGCGACCTACCGCTCGATCGTCGAAGTCCTGAGCCTGCGCGGACCCTTCGGACCGGCGATGGAGCTGGGGTCCAGTCTGCTCCAGGACCTGGCGCTGGAGTCGCGCCAGCGAGTCCAGGTCCTCCACGCCCTCTCCCGTATGGAGCGGGCCGCCGGCATGAAGGAGGACGCGCGCGGCCACGCCCGGGAAGCGCACGCCCTCGCGAACGAACTTCCGGATCGCGGACTCAAGGCGCTTCTCACGGGATGGATGGGAAATCTGGAATACGACGAAGGCGAGACCGAGCGTGCCAGGGCGCTCTACGAGGAAGCGCTGGCGGAGCACATGGAGATGGCGAACGACGGGCTGTGCGGGCTCGTGCTCAGCCATCTCGGCATCCTGGACTACATGCAGGGACGATACGAAAGCGCGGCGGCGCGGTACGGTTCCGCGCGCGAGCTCCTGCGTCGCGCGGGCGACAGGCGACGGGAGGCCTATGTCTGCGGCTACCTCGGAACGCTCCACCGGAACCAGGGCCGGTTCGATCGCGCTCTGGAGGAGCACTCCATGGCACTCACGGTCCATCGCGAGGTGGGCGATCGGAGCTACGAGTGTCAGACCACGGGCAATCTGGGGAATCTGTACGTGGAGATGCGGCGCTTCGACGAGGCGAGAGACTGTTACGAATCCGCCGTAGCCATGGCTCGGGAGATGGGTGATCGGCGAAATGAGGGGCTCTTCCTCAGCAACCTGGGGAGCCTTCATCTCCAGGAGGGGCGGTTGACGGAGGCGGAGAGCTGCTTCGAACGGGCTCTCGCGCACCATCGCGAGGTGGGCACCCGAACCCAGGAAGGCTACGCGCAGGGACTTCTGGCACGCCTGTTCCACCGGACGGGCCGGCTGACGGAGGCCAGGCGGGAGCTGGATTCCGCCGAGGCCATCCTGCGCGAGGTGCGCTTCGACCTCGGTGTCGCCCAGCTCCTTTGTCTTCGAGGCAGGCTGGAGCTCGACTCCTCTAGCCTCACGGCCGCACGGGCCGCGCTCGAGGAGGTCGAGGCCCTGGCTTCGGAGCGAGGATGGGAGTCTCGAGGCGAACTGTCCGAGATGATTGCCGAGCTCCGAAACGCCGTCCGAGAGGCGACGTAGCCTCCACCTATCTCCATGAGAGGGTGTTCATCGGGATGTACGCCCTGTGAATTCTCCTAACGCACCACGGTCCACGCCGATCCGGCCACGCGCCTGCCGTCGACCAGGTAGCGGACGACATACCGTCCCGTTCGGAGACCCTTCGGAGCCCAGCCGATCGCGTGCGAGCCCGCCCCTAGCGGCATCCGTTCGCGTGCGGTGACCAGCCGCCCGTGCACGTCGTAGAGCTCGAGCGTGACCCGCGCGGGACGGTCGAGTTCGATGGGGAACGTCCCCGCGCCTCTCGAGGACGGGTTGGGGTACGGCGCGCCTGCCACCGCGCGTGGCGGTGACTCCTCCATCTCCACGCCCGTCGCGAGAGGCACGTCCGAGCCGATCGAGACGACGTTCAGCTGATTCACCGCGCCCACGGGTGTCCACGTCGCGCCCGACGCGGACTGGTAGATCTCACCGGATCGGGCCGACGCGAGGATCGTGCTCCCCGATGAGACCAGCGCGCTCATGTTGCTCGCCGTGATCGCGCCGACCGGAAGCCATGATCCCGTCTCGGAGCCTCGGTACACCTCGCCCGTTTCGGTCAGGACGAAGAGCTCCAGGCCCTTCCGGTGAATGGAGACGACGTTCGACGCAGCAAGCGCCGCGACCGGGATCCATGCCGCTCCCTGGTCGGCGCTCCGGTAGATCCCGCCGGTTCTCGTCACGGCGAACAGCCTACCCTGCGGCCCTCGGGTCATCGAGACCCAGTTCGATCCCGTCAGCACCGCGAATCCGGAAAAGGACGTTCCACCATCAGTGGACCGGTACACCGTCCCGCGCTCGGTGAGCGCCAGCATGGAACCGTTTGGAAGGATCGTGAACGACACGACATCCGATGCCGTGATCGCACCCACGGCGGACCAGCTCGTGCCTCCGTTTCCCGAGCGATAGGCGGAGCCCGAGCGCGTGAGGATCATCAGATCGGAGGCGGAACCGAATGCGGCGACGCCGACGGCATCGCGCACGGCCAGGGTCGCGTGGCCGGACCACGTGACGCCGCCATTGGTCGAGCGATAGAGCTCGCCCGTGTCGACGAGGCCGAAGAGGTTGACGCCCGGCGCCGTTCCGGGAAGCGCGACCAGCGCGGCGACCGAGAGCGCCGCGACCGAGACGCGACGCGTCCAGGCGCGAGAACGGAGCCCGGGCATCACCGCAGCACCGTGATCTTCATGGTGCGCTCGTAGCCGAGCTCTCCCCTCGTCCGAAGGAAGTAGACACCGGCGGGCGTCTCACGGCCATTGGCGTCCCGTCCGTCCCACGCCGCCAGCCGGACCCCCGCCGGATACGCTCCGGCATCGATCGTGCGCACCAGGCGGCCGTGCACGTCGTAGACCGCGAGCTCCGTGCGACCGCTGCCGCCGCCGAGCCCGCCGGGGGTCGCGAACGACACCTGGAGCGCACCTCCCCGGTACGGGAGCGGCCAGGCCGACAGGACTGTCGCGGGGCGAATCGCGGCTTCTCCGAGCAGGAGCTCTTCCCCGAACCCGTTCACCGCGAGGAGCCGGTAACGGGAGCCGGGACCGCCTTCCGGATCGGTGTGCGAGGTCTCTCGCGTGAGGGGCACGATCGT from Candidatus Eisenbacteria bacterium includes:
- a CDS encoding VCBS repeat-containing protein; translation: MSSSCNPCAVGRVLTLMVALLTCLTEAAHPVTSNPTWTVEGNQSFANLGSVVGTAGDVNGDGYSDVIVTVGWYDDEPGWAFVYHGSASGLETTPAWTAHTSPAVYLTAGPAGDVNGDGFSDVILGAPEYSNGQTFEGRAFVYLGSAAGLSTTPAWTVENNQAFAEFGSSVGTAGDVNGDGYADVIVGARFFEDLVGQANEGGAFVYHGSAAGLATTPATTLQSNVQGAHFGTSVGTAGDVNGDGFADVIVGAPNYTNGEGGEGAAFVYLGSSSGAATTPAWSTEGNQIGASLGNAVGTAGDVTGDGYTDVIVGAHQYDNGQNNEGRALVFYGSVAGLATTPGWAVEIDQGGFGRSVGVAGDVNGDGVSDVIVGAPNYNNGQAAEGF
- a CDS encoding ECF-type sigma factor produces the protein MTEPISDKTRPDKRITELLIAFQGGNPSALEELVPLIYDQLRRLARRKLRHEREDHTLTTTALVHEAYLKLVQIDRMEWQSRAHFFAIAARAMRRVLVNHALRRKRVKRGGGVPHHPLDETELPIAEADRVLELDTALRKLAAWNPRHASIVECRFFAGMTIEETAAALGTSPATVKRDWTLLRAWLERELRGDA
- a CDS encoding tetratricopeptide repeat protein, with amino-acid sequence MTADRWERVQILFERALATSPRDRAAFLRASCEGDDAIVDEVAALLEVHEESGKIAALPTTWLRALAGSEPPRFTPGDLVADRYEIRGLIGRGGMGEVYEAWDTGLSIDVALKVLRVAAETESSYRRLRTEGLLARSVWHPNVCRVFDLARHEDPRGSAWFLTMERLGGDTLAARLRLGRMPPHVTRELAAQMASALDAAHAAGVVHRDFKPGNVMLVDRDGKERAVVTDFGIARFATNAEGSESDGTLWGTPAYIAPEQLRGEPGGHAADLYAFGVVLYEMVTGTLPFGSTLETARRKLDERPRPPRDIVPGLDEAWSQAILRCLEREPRHRFQSAAEAVAGWTHGEPTPIHDAPTRSRTPGAGLPSERDVFLGRADELKTVEASLSGGLRLLTLVGTAGMGKTRLATRYGRTRGAAWPGGVWFCDLKGSRDVTGIASAVARAMEVPLGRLDPVRQAGQAIAGRGRCLVILDNFDPVVEHAAATVGRWLETTREASFLATSRERLRLDGELVVAIESLPEEEGLSLFIARARWLCPGLRIRAAEEQSVREIVRLLDGMPLAIELAAARTRVMEIPQIRDLTRDRFRLLTGGSTTRHETLEIAIDASWESLTAWEQAAWAQCSVFEDGFTLEAAEHVLALGEWPEAPPVVDVLSALVERSLLRMEGASGAGEIRFGMYVSLRDYARHRLERSYDSSLGSTQVEARHGAWYSRLGTDEALDAIDRAGGVERRWILDREISNLLAACRRARSRRDPSVAVATYRSIVEVLSLRGPFGPAMELGSSLLQDLALESRQRVQVLHALSRMERAAGMKEDARGHAREAHALANELPDRGLKALLTGWMGNLEYDEGETERARALYEEALAEHMEMANDGLCGLVLSHLGILDYMQGRYESAAARYGSARELLRRAGDRRREAYVCGYLGTLHRNQGRFDRALEEHSMALTVHREVGDRSYECQTTGNLGNLYVEMRRFDEARDCYESAVAMAREMGDRRNEGLFLSNLGSLHLQEGRLTEAESCFERALAHHREVGTRTQEGYAQGLLARLFHRTGRLTEARRELDSAEAILREVRFDLGVAQLLCLRGRLELDSSSLTAARAALEEVEALASERGWESRGELSEMIAELRNAVREAT